The following proteins are co-located in the Pseudomonas antarctica genome:
- a CDS encoding YgdI/YgdR family lipoprotein — protein MNMKNLGLPLVALTFLLLTGCSTQTVVTLQNGTQYLTKDTPKTKTADGFYEFTDIAGKHIRVKADDVATVRNEK, from the coding sequence ATGAACATGAAGAATTTGGGTCTTCCACTGGTTGCACTCACTTTTCTGCTATTGACTGGTTGCTCCACGCAAACCGTCGTGACATTGCAAAACGGCACGCAGTATTTGACCAAGGACACCCCCAAGACCAAGACAGCCGACGGCTTCTATGAATTCACCGATATCGCCGGCAAGCACATACGCGTCAAGGCGGATGATGTAGCGACGGTGCGTAACGAAAAGTAA
- a CDS encoding VRR-NUC domain-containing protein, with protein MANPLDDPLYYLHNFRQVLHWLGQRYADLLDPDEQHFIQQFDRLPQASQALLVRMVMRKGVHFRASKLNYLEIGCTRTAALALVEQGWVEDQGQLCVEELFALLQKGEILEAFKPWIDQPKGRKADWLALLAEQFTEQRRFAQWCPTVSDALYSLTIMDLCDRLRLMFFGNLYQDWSEFVLADLGIYTYEKVEFCAESRGLRSRDDVVGFLFLHQCQQAFEAGETLDEVLLRIASLVTDNPWLEKRRAKLLFQVGQYCERSAELALAAQIYRDCAYPGARSRLIRVLERQAHYAQAMALACAAQQAPESAAEQQHLLRVLPRLRRKLGEPALPKTRPREVTRLDLALVPQPLMSVEYCVQAHLSEPDGPVHYVENGLINSLFGLLCWEAIFAPLPGSFFHPFQRGPVDLHSEDFHQRRSVVFAACFDQLEDGRYKATIRKRYADKWGIQSPFVFWNLLSEELLEQALACLPAEHLRYWFERLLLDIRANRTGMPDLIQFWPAQKTYRMIEVKGPGDRLQDNQLRWLEFCGEYQMPVTVCYVRWAEPA; from the coding sequence ATGGCCAATCCCCTCGACGACCCCTTGTATTACCTGCATAACTTCCGCCAAGTGCTGCATTGGTTGGGGCAACGCTATGCCGATTTACTCGACCCGGATGAACAGCATTTCATTCAGCAATTTGACAGGTTGCCGCAAGCGTCCCAAGCCTTGTTGGTGCGCATGGTGATGCGCAAGGGCGTGCACTTTCGGGCGAGCAAACTTAATTATCTGGAGATTGGTTGCACCCGCACGGCCGCGCTGGCACTGGTGGAGCAGGGTTGGGTTGAGGATCAGGGGCAGCTGTGCGTCGAAGAGCTGTTTGCGTTGCTGCAAAAAGGCGAAATCCTCGAGGCCTTCAAGCCGTGGATTGATCAGCCCAAGGGCAGGAAGGCCGATTGGCTGGCGTTGCTGGCGGAGCAGTTCACCGAACAGCGTCGGTTTGCCCAGTGGTGCCCGACGGTCAGCGATGCGCTCTACAGCCTGACCATCATGGATTTGTGCGATCGCCTGCGCCTGATGTTCTTCGGCAATCTGTATCAGGACTGGTCGGAGTTCGTGCTGGCTGACCTGGGCATCTACACCTACGAAAAAGTCGAGTTCTGCGCCGAGTCCCGTGGCCTGCGCAGCCGTGACGATGTCGTCGGTTTTCTGTTCCTGCACCAATGTCAGCAGGCCTTTGAAGCGGGGGAGACGCTGGACGAGGTGCTGCTACGGATCGCTTCGCTTGTCACCGACAACCCCTGGCTGGAAAAACGTCGGGCCAAGCTGTTGTTCCAGGTCGGCCAGTATTGCGAGCGCAGCGCCGAATTGGCGCTGGCGGCGCAGATCTACCGTGATTGCGCCTACCCAGGCGCGCGCTCACGGCTGATTCGCGTGCTGGAGCGTCAGGCGCACTACGCGCAAGCCATGGCTTTGGCGTGCGCTGCGCAACAGGCCCCGGAAAGTGCCGCCGAACAACAACACCTGCTGCGAGTGCTGCCACGCCTGCGCCGCAAACTCGGCGAACCGGCGTTGCCCAAGACCAGGCCACGCGAGGTCACACGCCTGGACCTGGCACTGGTCCCGCAGCCGCTGATGTCAGTGGAGTATTGTGTCCAGGCCCATCTCAGCGAGCCCGATGGGCCGGTGCATTATGTCGAAAATGGCCTGATCAATTCCTTGTTCGGGCTGTTGTGCTGGGAGGCGATTTTTGCGCCGTTGCCAGGTTCGTTCTTCCACCCGTTCCAGCGTGGGCCGGTGGACCTGCACAGTGAAGACTTTCACCAGCGCCGCAGCGTGGTGTTCGCCGCCTGTTTCGACCAACTGGAGGACGGGCGTTATAAGGCCACCATCCGCAAGCGCTACGCGGACAAGTGGGGTATCCAGTCACCGTTCGTGTTCTGGAACCTGCTCAGCGAAGAACTGCTCGAGCAAGCACTCGCGTGTTTGCCGGCCGAACACCTGCGTTACTGGTTTGAACGTCTGCTGCTGGACATCCGCGCCAACCGCACGGGCATGCCGGATCTGATCCAGTTCTGGCCCGCACAAAAGACCTACCGCATGATCGAGGTCAAAGGCCCTGGCGATCGCCTGCAGGACAACCAACTGCGCTGGCTGGAATTCTGTGGTGAATACCAGATGCCGGTTACCGTCTGCTATGTCCGCTGGGCTGAACCGGCTTGA